Proteins encoded within one genomic window of Marasmius oreades isolate 03SP1 chromosome 6, whole genome shotgun sequence:
- a CDS encoding uncharacterized protein (BUSCO:EOG092605FC), with protein sequence MPRHTPTLYSHPEQDVLVYDTESSEWRTRHKSHASGPPFGSSSSFSQQQQPPSSVPLHPDVYSQFIKRYRSSSSGEWEDARSDPDTHYLRRGLGQLADGGESDDEDHSRQPHSAPDALDFSHILVSESIEPASEEEKDRLNWQMYFASVLRGDVLRSEKTRIADAMESSTDDPNNRLNFWLGIRARIHGCGVEEEKRISEEKRARYVDRVVEEILQFRVEDGVDTTQAFQCVSGVLRRLDNVLLLYPTLRAFYLDRPALNENGFQVRVDTLNTWSNVLTTLRHQIDVLRRWTGSETLDVTQPNTSGDLLVSATGSTGRSNADGPSFVERIIKEESMQRMFEKGSLLTAHALVAAARDAQVNLAPLFEEMNLPTFDNELVPLISFPTNLAQACLHLRLNYVQKLKDPDLLIIDQTIEDLKLNIGLACTIKRQYESFLSPDPESKWNLPRCINEDYDSTILTSVATFFRLVHWKLKGGAKGSYFKETEVLEAQMATLNDVSLTVAGGSRLVAELLCSLTNRLMVRVINYFETQVRVPLPGDSQINNTRAMTDEQKAAWYGKILDSVRLRYRKLQRFARVLTHRFSNSAEYSLEGISLEQFIECLVATNHFLVYTHTYEEEGVYIVASGSLYDCPDDIRRILTEVYQVNPDDTRLPTEYLLDYDETRYLLVLSPRTHFLWPLQTGRMMLLDLPKLNLEPKDDRVRLIADGPENQLAFAKQVFSGIFVAIDENVGTVDHNGGPLTCLHPQQAHLPSVNRELRKITRATARLAESIVDSVHHVRTSMSMTTSMECQDLMENWYQFAADHGQHAQQKFFNLSTSSSSVDNQLNSNRSSTIRFNRMLNKLAISWVTFICDDCPPNEQKTFKWAVNALEFAFQRTKRDILHLPDEQFQMLRHKVGICVALLMGHFDILGARSSLEAMREKERQRLQEEQQGLDLDNHPAIVEADEADDDDDDHCGGENGPMEGINILPDVAGKKFWERVSKSLGEVDGHRAAIGQEFRALGRVLDTERSEADRSLVSLASSTSSLAIRWQQGRLIGVGTFGSVYQAVNLDSGTLMAVKEINLFHEVSTLPNLVEQIRDELRVMELLDHPNIVEYYGIEVHRDKVYIFEEYCQGGSLAALLEHGRIEDERIIQVYTMQMLEGLAYLHSKGIVHRDIKPENILLDHLGVIKFADFGAAKILAKNQRTMAKSRRGGESPNPSDGPLGMNSLTGTPMYMSPEVIKNDKRGKHGAMDIWSVGCVTLEFATGKTPWSHLDNEWAIMFHIGVATQPPPLPEPGQLSSMGSDFIKQCLQIDANRRPTAAELKEHPWMDDLRAALQSYEEEEGHEVVHLPPEENFENASVAYQAALIKEKEVEEVTKSSPSLTSTETPFEDSESEVPSMELQ encoded by the exons ATGCCTCGCCATACGCCGACTCTGTATTCTCATCCTGAGCAGGACGTCTTGGTCTACGACACTGAGAGCTCGGAATGGCGCACCCGTCACAAATCTCACGCATCAGGGCCACCATTCGGTAGCTCGTCCTCATTTtcccaacaacaacaaccacCTTCATCCGTACCGTTACACCCTGATGTCTACTCTCAGTTCATAAAACGTTACAGATCGTCAAGTAGTGGCGAATGGGAGGACGCTCGAAGTGACCCAGATACCCACTATCTCCGTCGAGGTCTCGGGCAGTTGGCTGATGGAGGCGAGAGCGACGATGAAGATCATTCCAGACAACCTCATTCTGCTCCAGATGCCCTCGATTTCTCTCACATTTTGGTTTCAGAGTCTATCGAACCTGCGTCAGAGGAGGAAAAAGACAGGCTTAATTGGCAAATGTATTTTGCTTCAGTGCTACGTGGAGATGTGCTACGTTCAGAGAAGACCCGAATAGCTGATGCTATGGAGTCATCAACTGATGACCCAAACAATCGTCTCAATTTCTGGCTTGGAATACGTGCTAGGATTCATGGGTGTGGCGTTGAGGAGGAGAAACGGATATCAGAGGAGAAACGAGCACGTTATGTCGACCGAGTTGTGGAAGAGATCCTGCAGTTTAGGGTTGAAGACGGAGTGGATACAACACAGGCATTTCAATGTGTTTCAGGTGTTCTGCGTCGTCTGGATAACGTTCTGTTGTTGTACCCGACTCTCAGAGCGTTTTACCTGGACAGACCGGCTCTGAACGAAAACGGTTTCCAAGTCCGAGTGGATACTCTCAATACGTGGTCAAACGTGTTGACGACCCTACGGCATCAGATTGACGTGTTACGACGATGGACTGGTAGCGAAACCCTGGACGTTACACAACCAAATACATCGGGAGACTTACTCGTTAGTGCGACCGGTTCTACCGGACGCTCAAATGCGGATGGACCAAGTTTCGTGGAGAGGATAATAAAAGAGGAGTCGATGCAGAGAATGTTTGAGAAAGGTTCTTTATTGACTGCACATGCCTTGGTTGCAGCTGCCCGGGACGCTCAAGTCAATCTCGCACCTCTTTTCGAAGAGATGAACCTCCCCACCTTCGACAACGAACTCGTTCCTCTCATTTCGTTCCCAACGAACCTCGCTCAGGCATGCCTGCATCTACGGCTGAACTACGTCCAGAAGTTGAAGGATCCTGATTTGTTGATCATAGATCAGACGATAGAGGATCTCAAGCTCAATATTGGCCTTGCTTGTACTATCAAACGCCAATATGAGTCGTTTCTTTCGCCGGATCCCGAAAGCAAGTGGAACCTCCCTCGGTGCATCAACGAGGATTACGACTCGACCATCTTGACGTCTGTTGCGACCTTCTTCCGATTAGTCCATTGGAAATTGAAGGGTGGTGCGAAAGGGAGTTATTTCAAAGAAactgaagttttggaagcTCAGATGGCCACTCTAAACGATGTCAGTTTGACTGTGGCTGGAGGGTCTCGTTTGGTTGCTGAGCTGCTGTG CTCGCTCACCAACCGTTTAATGGTTCGAGTCATTAATTATTTTGAGACTCAAGTACGAGTACCACTACCCGGAGACTCTCAAATCAACAACACCCGGGCAATGACAGATGAGCAAAAGGCAGCGTGGTACGGGAAGATTCTCGATAGCGTTCGTCTGCGGTATCGTAAGCTTCAACGTTTCGCTAG GGTCCTCACTCATCGATTCAGTAACTCGGCAGAGTACAGCTTGGAAGGCATCAGTCTCGAACAGTTCATTGAATGTCTTGTTGCCACCAATCATTTCCTCGTCTACACCCACACCTACGAAGAAGAGGGTGTGTACATCGTTGCCTCGGGCTCCCTCTACGATTGTCCAGACGATATTCGACGAATTCTTACGGAAGTCTACCAAGTGAACCCTGACGATACAAGGCTCCCAACTGAATACCTTTTAGATTACGATGAGACAAGATACCTTCTCGTCCTATCTCCTCGAACTCACTTCCTCTGGCCACTCCAGACCGGTCGAATGATGTTACTCGATCTTCCCAAGCTCAACTTGGAGCCTAAAGACGATCGAGTACGTCTGATCGCCGATGGTCCAGAGAATCAACTCGCCTTTGCAAAACAGGTGTTCTCGGGAATTTTCGTAGCTATTGACGAGAACGTTGGAACAGTGGATCACAATGGAGGACCTTTAACATGTCTACATCCCCAACAAGCCCATCTACCATCCGTCAACCGCGAGTTGCGCAAGATCACTCGAGCTACAGCACGGTTAGCGGAATCCATAGTGGATTCAGTTCACCACGTTCGAACGTCCATGTCCATGACGACTTCTATGGAATGTCAAGACCTGATGGAGAATTGGTACCAGTTCGCGGCTGATCATGGGCAACACGCGCAGCAGAAGTTTTTCAATCtttcaacctcctcctcctctgtggACAACCAGCTGAATTCAAATCGGTCTTCGACGATACGGTTTAATCGGATGCTCAATAAACTTGCTATATCATGGGTTACGTTCATATGCGATGACTGTCCGCCGAATGAACAGAAGACGTTTAAATGGGCGGTGAATGCGTTGGAGTTTGCGTTCCAGAGGACGAAGAGGGATATATTGCATCTTCCGGATGAGCAGTTCCAGATGTTGAGGCATAAAGTGGGGATTTGTGTTGCACTGTTGATGGGACATTTTGATATTCTGGGTGCGAGGTCGTCGTTGGAAGCTATGAGGGAAAAGGAGAGACAGCGGTTGCAGGAAGAGCAGCAAGGGCTTGATTTGGACAATCATCCTGCGATTGTTGAAGCGGATGAAgctgatgatgacgatgacgatcaTTGCGGTGGGGAGAATGGGCCAATGGAAGGTATTAATATTCTTCCGGACGTTGCAGGTAAGAAGTTTTGGGAGAGGGTGTCAAAGTCTTTGGGAGAAGTAGATGGACATAGAGCTGCTATCGGACAGGAATTTCGTGCGTTGGGTCGTGTTTTGGATACTGAACGCTCGGAGGCGGATCGTTCTCTCGTCTCATTGGCGTCCTCCACGTCTTCTCTTGCCATTCGCTGGCAACAAGGACGGTTGATTGGTGTAGGAACGTTTGGGTCGGTTTATCAAGCGGTGAATCTCGATTCGGGGACGCTTATGGCCGTGAAAGAGATCAATCTGTTCCATGAAGTTTCGACTTTACCCAATCTGGTTGAACAGATTCGGGACGAGCTTAGGGTTATGGAACTTCTGGATCACCCAAATATCGTGGAGTATTATGGGATTGAGGTGCATCGAGATAAGGTGTATATCTTCGAGGAGTACTGCCAGGGGGGAAGTCTCGCTGCGTTGTTGGAGCACGGAAGGATCGAAGATGAGAGGATTATACAGGTGTATACGATGCAGATGTTGGAGGGGCTAGCTTACTTGCATTCGAAGGGCATTGTCCATAGAGACATCAAGCCTGAGA ATATCCTTCTGGACCATCTTGGAGTGATAAAGTTTGCTGATTTCGGTGCTGCAAAGATCCTTGCCAAAAACCAACGAACTATGGCGAAATCTCGTCGGGGTGGAGAATCGCCGAATCCCAGCGATGGTCCATTGGGGATGAACAGTCTTACTGGAACCCCGATGTATATGTCTCCTGAGGTGATAAAGAATGATAAGAGAGGGAAGCACGGGGCTATGGATATTTGGTCCGTCGGATGCGTCACTCTAGAATTTGCCACGGGGAAGACGCCGTGGAGTCACCTGGACAACGAGTG GGCGATAATGTTCCATATCGGTGTGGCTACCCAACCTCCACCACTACCTGAACCGGGTCAATTGAGCAGTATGGGAAGCGACTTTATCAAGCAATGTTTACAGATAGATGCAAACAGACGACCGACCGCGGCAGAGCTTAAGGAACACCCATGGATGGACGATCTTCGAGCGGCGTTGCAGAGttatgaggaagaggagggacACGAAGTAGTGCATCTACCTCCAGAGGAGAATTTTGAGAATGCGAGTGTTGCATATCAAGCGGCTCTTatcaaggagaaggaagttgaggaagtTACGAAATCGTCGCCTTCGCTCACTTCGACTGAAACTCCCTTCGAAGACTCGGAGTCCGAAGTTCCATCGATGGAACTGCAATAG